The DNA sequence AACAAAGGGTGCCAGTACTTTCAATAGATAGAAAGATAGTAATTCCAATAGGTAGAGAAATAAAGCCATTGCTCCAATAGCAAGACTAACTAATAAAACACCCCCACAAATAATCAAAAAATTTTTTAATCTTGGATTCATACCTCTCCTAACAATCTATTAATATACCCCTTAATTGTATGTATAAATAAAAAAGATGTAAATTTTTATATAAAAAAGATCGATTGAAATTTCTGAGCTTCAGCTATATTGTTGATATATTCAGATAAAAATTATCGTGTCAAATAAAATAGGCTTTTTGGCTATTTTCGCCTTGGTGATTAGTAGCCAAATTGGCTCTGGAATTTTTATGCTCCCAATTAGCCTTGCTCCATATGGCGCTTATAGCCTTATAAGCTGGGTGATATCAGGTCTTGGTGCTATATCTCTTGCTTTGGTTTTTGCTTCACTCTGCGCAAAATTTCCAGAAACGGGTGGTCCCCACGTTTATGTAAAGCATGCTTTTGGCCCCACTGCAGCGTTCTTTGTTGGTTGGACGTATTGGGTGAGTTCATGGGTGAGTTCAACAGCTGTAACAATTGCAAGTATTGGTTATTTAGCTCCACTTTTTCATAATGATACACAAGATATACGTTTGCTTTTAGAAATAATATTAATTTTAGCTATTATGCTAATAAACTTGAGAGGAGTAACTACTGCTGGCTGTGTTGAGCTTCTGCTAACCATTGTTAAAATTATTGCACTTCTTGCAATACCCATAGCAGGGTTATTTTTCTTTGATAGAAATAATTTTATTGTAAGCGAGGAAGTATCAAACTTTACAATATCGCAAACTCTTGCTCGCTCTACACTACTTACTTTATGGTGTTTTATTGGACTTGAATCAGCAACAGCACCTGCAGGATCCGTTAATAATCCAGCTAAGACAATACCAAGAGCCATTGTGCTCGGAACAGTTTGTGTTGCTGTGATATATTTCATCAATAGCCTTTCAATCATGGGGTTAATAAGCGGTCACGACCTAGCCGGTTCAAAAGCACCATATGTTGATGCAGTAAAAATTATGTTTCCAGGTAATTGGCATTTGATTATTTCTGTTGTTGCTTTTATCGTTTCCATAAGTAATTTAAACGCTTGGTTTTTAGCTGATGGACAGGTCACCTTAGGCCTTGCAAAAGACAAGTTAATGCCGCAATTTTTTGTCAAAAAAAATAAGCACGATGCTCCATTCTGGGGAATAATACTCAGTACTTTGGGGGTATTAGCTCTACTTGTCCTAACATCAAACAAAAGTTTTGCTGAGCAAGTGACTTCAATAATTGATATCTCTGTAATGTCATTTTTGTTTATCTACTTAGCATGTAGCCTTGCTTTTTTCAAAGTTAATATACAAGAGAAAAACTACTGCAAATTTTTAATTGGGGGTGTGGCTGTATCTTTTTGCTGCTGGATAGTATACGAGACTTCTATAAAAACATTGTTAATATCAAGCCTATTCCCTTTAAGCGGAACACTTATTTATCTACTTTGGTATCATAAACTAAAAACTTAACTTAAATTTTTTATTTGCTAAAATTCTTAAGCTATACTACTGGCTTACATTAATAGAATTAAGAGGTATTGTGTCAAATAAAATAGGTTTTTGGGCTGTTTTTGCTTTAGTTATTAGTAGTCAGATCGGCTCTGGGGTTT is a window from the Wolbachia endosymbiont of Armadillidium arcangelii genome containing:
- a CDS encoding APC family permease: MSNKIGFLAIFALVISSQIGSGIFMLPISLAPYGAYSLISWVISGLGAISLALVFASLCAKFPETGGPHVYVKHAFGPTAAFFVGWTYWVSSWVSSTAVTIASIGYLAPLFHNDTQDIRLLLEIILILAIMLINLRGVTTAGCVELLLTIVKIIALLAIPIAGLFFFDRNNFIVSEEVSNFTISQTLARSTLLTLWCFIGLESATAPAGSVNNPAKTIPRAIVLGTVCVAVIYFINSLSIMGLISGHDLAGSKAPYVDAVKIMFPGNWHLIISVVAFIVSISNLNAWFLADGQVTLGLAKDKLMPQFFVKKNKHDAPFWGIILSTLGVLALLVLTSNKSFAEQVTSIIDISVMSFLFIYLACSLAFFKVNIQEKNYCKFLIGGVAVSFCCWIVYETSIKTLLISSLFPLSGTLIYLLWYHKLKT